Proteins encoded within one genomic window of uncultured Desulfobacter sp.:
- a CDS encoding HD domain-containing protein produces MSGLSQNLAHLSMVSMEIIAALNHESDMNGNLAVQAAILHDTIEDTDTTYDELFSEFGQPVADGVLALTKDEAIEKQHQMSDSLRRIKRQPIEIWMVKLADRITNLQMPPANWTIEKRRNYLDQARLIWEELKSGNKFLSTRLNEKIQVYQLYI; encoded by the coding sequence TTGTCGGGTCTGTCCCAGAATTTAGCTCACCTTAGTATGGTCAGTATGGAGATTATCGCCGCTTTAAATCATGAATCCGATATGAATGGGAATTTGGCAGTGCAAGCTGCGATCCTCCATGACACCATTGAAGATACCGATACCACTTATGATGAACTGTTCTCCGAATTCGGACAGCCTGTTGCAGATGGTGTTCTTGCGCTCACTAAAGACGAGGCTATCGAAAAACAGCATCAAATGTCAGACAGCCTAAGAAGGATAAAACGCCAACCCATAGAAATATGGATGGTCAAACTGGCTGACAGGATAACCAACCTTCAGATGCCACCGGCCAACTGGACAATAGAGAAAAGGAGAAATTACCTGGATCAGGCCAGATTAATTTGGGAGGAATTAAAATCCGGCAATAAATTCTTGTCAACCCGCTTGAACGAAAAGATACAGGTATATCAATTATATATTTGA
- a CDS encoding response regulator transcription factor, producing the protein MKINIILADDHHLIREGLRLLLDREKDFSVLAEADDGRAALSAVKKFKPDLVIMDVSMPELNGMEATRKIISEAPGTKIMALSMYSDKRFVEGMFQAGVSGYILKNCIAKELVSAIRLVAKGQVYISPEIAGTIVDGYLSRVVPENDMNRRTSRKTLTDREREILQLISEGQNTKEIAEKLHVSSKTVDAHRRNIMTKIGVQSIAELTKFAIREGITTL; encoded by the coding sequence ATGAAAATAAATATCATTCTTGCTGATGATCATCATTTGATTCGTGAAGGGCTCAGGCTGCTTCTTGACCGCGAAAAAGATTTTTCAGTTCTCGCTGAGGCCGACGATGGAAGGGCAGCTCTGTCGGCCGTTAAAAAATTTAAACCGGATCTTGTGATCATGGACGTCTCCATGCCTGAATTAAACGGTATGGAGGCTACCCGTAAAATCATATCCGAAGCTCCGGGTACCAAAATTATGGCCCTTTCCATGTACTCAGACAAGCGCTTTGTTGAAGGGATGTTTCAGGCGGGTGTATCCGGCTACATCCTGAAAAATTGCATTGCAAAAGAACTGGTTTCGGCCATCCGCCTGGTGGCAAAAGGGCAGGTATACATCAGCCCTGAAATTGCAGGGACCATTGTGGACGGTTACCTGTCGCGCGTTGTTCCTGAAAATGATATGAATCGGCGCACCTCTCGGAAAACTTTGACGGATCGTGAACGTGAAATTCTTCAATTGATTTCCGAAGGTCAAAATACCAAAGAGATCGCTGAAAAACTTCATGTAAGCTCAAAAACCGTCGATGCCCACCGGAGAAACATCATGACAAAGATCGGCGTTCAGTCCATTGCGGAGCTGACCAAGTTTGCCATACGGGAAGGGATTACCACCCTGTAA
- the mamK gene encoding MamK family actin-like protein, which translates to MTSKANEGNDPTPKTKKKDPMQSLNIGIDLGTSRSAMSASNSKKDWVESYVGWPKDFVAQKMLGKRVLFGDDALKNRLSLNLCRPLERGVIKDGSELSESAVKELVGCLIDVARTQDYEASDLRIIVGVPSESFKENKMAIKRLLSDFSDAIMVVSEPFSVAYGINELNNSMVIDIGAGTMDFCIMHGTMPSEEDQKTVLMAGDYIDSQLETYLSESYPEANFTINMVRHFKEQYSFVGDPPETVTVDIPVDGKPIKHNITEEMKRACESILPGLTETMLELIADFDPEFQKMVRNNIILAGGGSQIRGIKEHIEKVLKEYGPCKVHIIEDPLYAGADGALALAQDMPEEYWQSS; encoded by the coding sequence ATGACCAGTAAAGCTAATGAGGGGAATGACCCTACGCCAAAAACCAAAAAAAAAGATCCAATGCAAAGTCTGAATATCGGCATTGATCTAGGTACATCAAGAAGTGCCATGTCCGCCAGTAACAGCAAAAAAGATTGGGTGGAAAGCTACGTAGGTTGGCCCAAAGATTTTGTTGCTCAAAAGATGCTTGGTAAAAGAGTGTTATTCGGAGATGACGCGCTAAAAAACCGCCTGTCCCTGAATCTTTGCCGGCCATTGGAGCGTGGGGTAATCAAGGATGGATCGGAATTAAGTGAATCAGCAGTAAAAGAACTTGTTGGATGTTTAATCGACGTTGCCCGAACACAAGATTATGAAGCGTCAGACCTACGTATTATTGTGGGGGTGCCGTCCGAATCGTTCAAAGAGAATAAAATGGCGATCAAACGGCTGCTGTCAGATTTTTCAGATGCGATCATGGTCGTGTCAGAGCCATTTTCTGTCGCCTACGGGATCAACGAGCTGAACAATTCCATGGTTATTGATATCGGCGCAGGCACTATGGATTTTTGCATCATGCACGGCACCATGCCTTCCGAAGAAGATCAGAAAACCGTTTTGATGGCTGGAGATTATATTGACAGCCAACTTGAGACATATCTAAGCGAAAGCTATCCTGAAGCTAATTTCACCATAAATATGGTTCGCCATTTCAAGGAGCAGTATAGTTTTGTGGGAGATCCGCCCGAAACCGTGACCGTAGATATCCCGGTTGATGGAAAACCTATTAAGCACAACATCACAGAAGAGATGAAACGTGCTTGTGAAAGTATTTTGCCGGGTCTCACAGAGACGATGTTGGAGTTAATTGCTGATTTTGATCCCGAATTCCAGAAAATGGTACGTAATAATATTATTCTGGCCGGTGGCGGCAGCCAGATTAGAGGCATAAAAGAGCATATTGAAAAGGTGTTAAAGGAATATGGCCCATGCAAGGTACATATAATTGAAGATCCCCTTTATGCCGGTGCTGATGGTGCCCTGGCTCTGGCCCAAGATATGCCGGAAGAGTATTGGCAATCCAGTTAG
- a CDS encoding ATP-binding protein, with the protein MHNRENGNAPVYATDKGPLLMASRPVIQSLHTGPPKGYLIMGRFLNERYMKTLADQTKVDHRYWLLHDTSIPAESGSIFERLQKNSGPVFEKQNKNMLFAYGIFKGLTDSSDLIIRAEIPRQIMKYAVNTMFFVLISTILAGFILLLVMFFLLNRVVIGPLGKLTERVVSLGNSKPPLSPLFLDRNDEIGILCCEFQMLFNKLTQVHKNLQQTNTHLNHEIRERKSSQEKLQSHRTRLRQLTYRLLLTEERERRRLASDLHDQISQNLAICRLKLSMLKASCTAVNRTRAMEMEEVEDILEDIIQETRTLTFEISPPILYELGLKPALEWLLENTFSQSGIETLLEGDLKKNQLDNSLSILVFRTVRELLHNIIKHANASQITVSLSQEASFFEIRVTDNGVGFDPEKQYKNIGFGLFSIREQFSSIGGKFLVLSDPGTGTRAILRVPYHLKHII; encoded by the coding sequence CTGCATAACCGTGAAAATGGGAATGCGCCCGTTTATGCCACCGATAAAGGCCCCCTTCTTATGGCGTCTCGGCCTGTCATCCAAAGCCTTCATACCGGGCCGCCCAAAGGTTATTTGATTATGGGTCGTTTTCTGAATGAGAGATACATGAAAACCCTGGCGGATCAGACCAAGGTGGATCATCGGTATTGGCTTTTACACGATACGTCCATTCCGGCTGAATCCGGATCTATATTTGAAAGATTGCAAAAAAATTCCGGTCCCGTGTTTGAAAAACAAAATAAAAACATGCTTTTTGCTTACGGTATTTTCAAAGGGCTGACCGATTCCTCTGACCTCATTATCCGAGCCGAAATTCCACGCCAAATTATGAAATATGCTGTAAACACGATGTTTTTTGTTTTAATTTCAACAATTTTGGCCGGGTTTATTCTGCTGCTTGTGATGTTTTTTTTATTGAACCGGGTGGTGATTGGACCTTTGGGAAAACTAACGGAGAGAGTCGTTTCCTTAGGAAACTCAAAACCGCCTTTATCCCCACTATTTTTAGACCGGAATGATGAAATAGGCATTTTATGCTGTGAGTTTCAAATGCTCTTCAATAAACTTACCCAGGTTCATAAGAATCTGCAACAGACCAATACCCATTTAAATCATGAAATCCGGGAGCGGAAAAGCTCCCAAGAAAAACTCCAGTCACATCGGACCCGGTTACGGCAACTTACTTACAGACTCCTTTTGACCGAAGAAAGGGAGAGGCGGCGTCTTGCATCAGATCTTCATGACCAGATCAGTCAAAATTTGGCGATATGCCGGTTAAAACTCTCTATGCTCAAAGCGTCCTGCACCGCGGTAAATAGAACCCGGGCTATGGAAATGGAAGAAGTAGAAGATATACTCGAAGATATTATCCAGGAAACCCGGACCTTGACCTTTGAAATCAGCCCGCCAATACTTTATGAACTTGGGTTGAAGCCTGCCCTGGAGTGGCTTTTGGAAAACACCTTTAGCCAAAGCGGCATCGAAACACTTTTAGAGGGAGATCTAAAGAAAAATCAGCTGGATAATAGTCTGAGTATTCTTGTTTTTAGGACGGTAAGAGAATTGCTTCACAATATCATTAAACACGCAAACGCGTCACAAATAACGGTTAGTCTATCCCAAGAAGCGTCTTTTTTTGAAATCCGTGTAACGGATAACGGGGTTGGGTTTGATCCTGAAAAACAGTATAAAAATATTGGATTCGGTCTTTTCAGCATCCGGGAACAGTTCAGTTCCATTGGCGGTAAGTTTTTGGTCTTATCTGACCCCGGTACCGGAACCCGGGCCATTTTGAGGGTCCCGTATCATTTGAAACATATCATTTAA